The region AAAAGGGAGAGGTAAAGGTTCCCTTTCCTCATCTTTATCCCTTTGGCTTTGTTGTGGTTTAATCAGATTGTTGTAAGTTGTTTTCTCTCATTTGGTAGGTACATCCTACATAATGAAGGCTTCATCACTTTTTGCTGGAGGATCAATTGGAGTCTTTGCTTTGGTCATTTTTGTGTGTATGCCTATATATGACATGTTCTATATGTGCAATTATTTTCAGTATATTGATCAAATCTGACTTAATACATCGCCTACTGAACCTTTTGTATCCCTTTGTCAGGTTTTGTAAGAAGACATGACAGTCATCGTGATAACTGACTTTTTCAGATGGGTCACACTTGGTAATGTCAGCATAATGTTCAATGATATCTATTTGTAAAATTGTGACTGTGTAAAAAAGGTTTTGTATTCTTATTTGTGATAACATGCAAGTGAACATGTTTTCAGTGTTTTTAATTGTTCATATAGTTTTATTATCAGCATTATCATAAATAATATGTTCTTAAAATAGCCTACATGCAATAAAATACACACTCTTTACTCTGTCGGTAGCTAAACCTTTTATAATTACATGTATTAATAACAAGTTCAGAATGAAATAGATGCAATACCAGTACTAAGAGATGATAAAAACTGAAGATGAACATTTATATTATGCACAAAATTACAATATTTCATGAAGGAAAGATCAATATTCTGTGATCAAACACTTTTCCTCATGAATGTCAACTCTGTGTTCAGTGTCGAATTATCATATCATTGAGCTCAAGGAAGCATACAAATATAATTCTGCGTGAAGGATGGGAGCAGAGATCCTGAGTCGtcactagataacacagccacaaagtcatcatTATGGCTATACCCCCGGCCATTTCTACAATGTATCTTCTTGCAATCATTCTAACCCTAACTGTCACCCTAATCGTAACCACACTGCGAACCCTACGCCTAACTATagccttaaatgaagaccaaaaagcaaatttatgtagacaattttgactttgtggctgtgaatctgactttgtggctgtattGTCTAGTGGAAACCGAGATCCTGGGAGAAGGCCGAGTCGTGACGTCATGGTTATCTGTCAAGTGAAAGTCACGAGGGCATCGAAAGGTGAGGTGAGACTGAAGTAAAGAAGAGGTTTGTTTTTAGATGAAGGGAGGTCATTGGCGCCGCCATGTAAGTGTCATATaataacgtagctagctagctagctataagtATTGAACAAAAATGTATGGTTGGTCATATACAACTAACTGTATTCCTGTTATTTTTTTTTAGAGAGAGCTTGAGTCCATGTCCAGAGCTTGATAGCTAGCTCAGCTAACCCACATTTGATATGTTTTGGCAGTgaagatagctaacgttagctagctaggttagtTAGCCTCTGTAGCCTGGTTGGCTATCCAACATCATACCAGAGAACGAATGTCAATTTAAAAAGAGTTAGCTAACAGAATCCTTGTAATATACTGCTTAATGTACTTCATGAGAATAGTAGATAACTAAATTAGGCATAATTTCTATTACAAAGAAGACATTGGTTTTGTACAACACTATACtcattataatatatttaatatctCTTTAGCAAAAAAAACGCATAACTAAAGATCATACAGTAAGCTATTTAGGCCCTGGGTAATGTATTGTACAAAATACAGTACAGCATTGGCCAAGTGCTCCCTACTAAGGCCTATATCAGAGGAGTTTATCTTCAACAGGGTGTACTAACTCAAATTAATCACAAGGTGTAGCTAATTTACAGCTACAATAAACTATTAGCTAACAGAACAACATATAGCCTAGTCCAGGGGTTCTCAATTTTGGGGGGACCAGGGATCCCATTTTGTGAtagcaaattcatcagggaccCCCTCATAATCATAACACAACAGGAGTGCGATAAAAATAGTCTACAAGGAGTTTTACTATGACATCTGCAGTGCATGGCTGGATGAACCAAGTCTCGGCCTGGAGAGGAAGTTTTGCATTGTTCAAGCAAATGTTCTACAATTCTACATATTTTTCCATGAGGCAGAGATTTTGGGTTGTTGCCGCTTTAACGCTAAtatgctgcaattctacacatttagccatgaggcagagagaaaacttTAAAGTTTTAAGCCTTAAATTACAGTGCATTGAtgtgaaaataaatacatgttttgagTTAAGAAATGTATAAGTGGTGGAGTACTGTGCCTACCAATATCCCTttgagcctcccaggcccatgttgcccagggttaagaacataaTATTACATTGTATTACACACTTTGAACTTATTTCACAGATCCTTTGGCCAAAAGTTGTTTCATCTGTTAGTAATATTCATTTTTCATGTATTTTCATTTTGAGGTCTGGCTGCGAACCCCCTGCAGACCCCACTTTGAAAACCCATGGCTTAGCCTAATATCAGGATTTAAAAGCTACAGTCTGGGAATCTGTTTAGTTGTTTAATTCTCAAAGAATATAGCCTAAGATAGCTATATTTTGTACCCCTAAAACTGCaacgttggttaagggcttgtaagtaagcatttcactgtaaggtttacctacacctgttgtatttggagcatgtgacaagtaaaattggatttgatttcatACATGGCAGTTTGCCAGtcctgtggaggtagagaagggGCTGCACTAACCCACAGAACACAGCCACGGTGATGCAAACACTGGAAACAATTCCACTATATTTAATAATCAAACAGGATGAAAACAACTAGTAACGGGACATAGATTACCGCCACATATGGTAGTCATGAGAGTCAAAAGGATCCTAAAGACCTTCATGTTATTTCCCACCTTCCTCTCTCGTTCCCTGGGCCCGGGCTGTTTAAGAGCCTTGAGAACTGAGAGGCAGCAAAACAACATCACCAAAAATAATCAGGAATAAGACCAAGGTCCTATAGTATGGTACATGAGGATAGAAGATACCAAAGACCACATAATTAACCACAACTACAAACCAAACTAAACCACTACACAACACCCTGTATCTAGGGGGTCTGAACTTTAAGAAAACCACAGGGTGGACCACCGCCAGGTAGTGCTCTGCACAGACACAGCACTGGAACAGGGGACAACCAATCCAGATAAAATCCCACATGAAGGATGCTACTTTTCCAGGGATGTTAACTCCCATAACGGTTGTATACGTTATCTATGCAGTGGAGGATCTCAGTCATGCTCAACTTGAGGATGAAGATTTCTGCAGCCAACCCAGAGTCAGTCAAAATCAGCCACATCACCCAACCGTTAACAGGAAGGCCAACTACAAAGTAGGAGACTTGGCAAACAGTATACAGtacgttcggaaagtattcagaccctttgactttttccacattttgttacgttacagccttattctaaaatggattacatttgtttttcccctcatcaatctaaacacaattccccataatgacaaagtaaaaataggtttgtagaaatgtttgcaaattgtttttaaaaaatgtaaacattaaaaatatcacatttacataagtattcagaccctttactcagtactttgttgaaccacctttggcagcgattacagcctcaagtcctattgggtatgaagctacaagcttggcacacctgtatttggggagtttctcctatgattttctgcagatcctctcaagctgtgtcaggttgaatggggagcattgctgcatagctattttcaggtctctccatagatgtttgattgggttcatgtccgggctcaagctgggccactcaaggacattcagagacttgtcccgaagccactccagtgttgtcttggctgtgtgcttagggtcgttgtcctgttggaaggtgaacctaagccccagtctgaggacctgagtgcactggagcaggttttcatcaaggatctctatgtactttgctccattcatctttccctcgatcctgactagtctcccagtccctgccgctgaagaacatccccccagcatgatgctgccaccaccatgcttcaccttcgGGATACtgtcaggtttcttccagatgtgacttggcattcaggccaaagagttcaagaccagagagtcttgtttcgAATGGTCTgacagtctttaggtgccttttgtcaaactccaagtgggctgtcatgtgccttttactgtggagtggcttccgtctggccactaccataaaggcctgattggtgaagtgctgcagagatggttgtccttctgtaagatTTTCTcatctccgcagaggaactctggagctctgtcagattgaccatcaggttcttggtcacctccctgacccaggcccttctcccccgattgctcagtttggcctggtggccagctctaggaagagtctgggtggtcccactgtgttcttggagaccttcattgctgcagacatttgttggtaccctgccccagatttgtgcctcgacacaatactgtctctgagctctatggacaattccttctacctcacgacttggtttttgctctgacatgcactgtcaactgtgggaccttatattgacaggtgtgtgcctttggaAATCAGTGGTGTTCATCTCCTCTTTGGTTGTAGTTTGGCTCGTCTGAAAAATACACCTGGGAGTATCTGTGGACATGAAATCAAGATAGTGGTCAGGAATTTCCAGTCTCTGAAATGTGATTTAAATCACATTATACTGTAGGTGAAAAACTCATTACAGCCGGCACACCACCCACGTTGCTTCCTACTGTGTCCCTAACTGAGTTCTCAAAGATTGCCATCAGACATTTTCATTGGATATTGACAACATGAAGCCAagtacattcttaaaatatatgGATGTACTCATTGTGTACCttctttttaaataaaatatcTGTCAAATGTACATTAATCTTTGAGTTGGAGTGCATTTCACAAGTCAAACAAATGCAAATGTTTTAAGACAAAATACAATAAGGAGCCATGATACAAAATACTATATTCTGCTCGAATTAAtcatttattattttaaaatatttGAAACACAATCAAACCTGGGCTGATGGAATGCTCTTCTCTTTAGTAGTGAtacattgttgtttttttcttttttttttttggtttacAATCTGTTGCATCTGACACAGTCCAAATACCtgtgttagtttgtgtgtttatgttcaTGCAGCCACTGGCTCACGTCACCACGTCACACAATACTATAGCTAATAAGTCATGCAAATACAGTATGTTAGCGTTACAGGACCAATATCCATCATTTAAGTCTGTTTTTCTAATATGATCAATCTATTAGAGTTATAAAAATTCTGCACAACAAGTGCTACTCAGATCTTGACTCTCTATTCTTGCTCTACTTTTGTTTGTCCCCCTCCAGGTCTGAAGATGGGTGCTCTTTCTCAAGTCATATTTTCTCAGCAGTCAAGTATAGAGCTCTCGACTATTCTTCTGAGGTGAGTTGACTACTTAGGCCTTTCCCCTCTATCTGAAGCCTGTGTGTTAGCCAATGATTTATCCCCTGTTTATTATTTTTAGTAAACATAAATTAGTGTTGTATATTGTTACCAAACTTTTTATTTTGTATTGCTTCCATTGCAACAGTCAAACTCAATCGAgtacagctaaagtatttgaaattatttattcaAGGTATTATTTTCGGCTTTGCCTTGTACCTATAACTGCAGCCATGCTGAAAAAAAGTAGTTTACCTTGCCATCTCATATAAAATTGTTTTATTTGAACCTTGGTCTGATGTTAGATTGCATCGTTGTCTCAATCTATAGGCTTCTACTAGTCTCAAATTGACCATGAACTGGCTGGCCCTGCCAATGCCCTACCATCTGGGTAGCAGTGACCTCTACCCCCACACTGGTAACCCCCCTGAGGTCACCTACAGGAAACCATGGAGCAGAGGTATGTTGAGTTACTCTTTTTAATTACTTATCTACCCGACTACCCAGCAGTTGGCCCTATTCCAAGGTTTTTCAATGTAAATGCTTCAATTATATATGGCCAACATAGATTTGTATGATTATGATTATCTATAGGAAGAAGTTTAAACATTTACATTATTGCATCAGCAGTGGTTAGATAAGGACTCATAGGCAAGTTTTTCCTATTCCATGTTTTGACAGGGAATGTGATTTCCAACTGCAAACTGTTTGTCAGTGGATCTTTACTAGATGACTTGGGCATTAAAGGACAACCAACATACTCTCTTGAGAAGTAAACACTTAATTTGAATATATGtatataggctactgtacatctacagtatgtgtgttgaAAGACAATCCAAATGCTTAAAGTTCAGTTTACACCTGAGAAGTTACTGAAGGATTGTATGCGCTACATTTGACAGGGTTTTCTTATCATGATGTCATTTTTCAGGTTGAGTGTTAGTCTGACCCAAATGAGAGTGGATCTTCTGGAGGTGATACCGAGCTCCAACCCTAACTCGCAGCTTGACTTAGATAGAGATGAAGCAGCGTGGGTCCTGCGAGAGGCTAGGAAGGACAAGGGACACTTTGTCTGTAATGAATCCTTTAGCAAGAGCACAGGAGAGAAAATGAGCCCAAGACATCAGCGTGATGGTCAGTTCATAACATAATGCTTCAATGCAAATATTCCTACACTGTGTATCAGACAATGTTATTTTCCTGTTATTGGATGAATAACAATGAAGAGGAAACTCCCTTGGAGTTATTTTGAATTACATATCCAGAGATATCCTGTCCTAAGGTATCTGCTATAAGCAGTGTCTATGTCAGTAGAGGTAAGTTAAAAGAAACAAGTCGCAAAATAACTATGTGGACATGTACTGATATAACCAAAACTGTATTTTCCTCTCAGATCTTGTCATGCCAGAGGAGGTTCTGTTTTCTGATCACTTGCCACAGTTCAGGAAACATCTGCCCTCCATGAAAGCCAAGTTGTCCAGACTGAGGAATCTGCCTGTGTCAGATCCTCTTCTCAGCTCCACTGGAGGCACCCTGTCAGAGGAAGCTATATTCAGGTAGGCAACAGTATTGGGGTCATTTCAGTGAACTCAGTAAGAGAATTGGAATTAAATTCTTAATCATCCTTATAGAAAACCATGGGCAATTTTCAATTCATTAAGGATATTTTAATTCATGGTGGTAATATACAGTTGTCTTTGTTGTGTAGTATTACTTAATGAtccgtttttgttttgttttgtcaattGGGCTTTCAGGCACTGTGTGGCCTATGAGGTACCCCTTGATGGAGAGACGGAAAGCTCCGAAACCTGTTCAAACACTGACGAGGACTTTAGCAAAGAGTCGTTGTTGAATGAAGAGgtcatttatttgtattattattattattttaatgttttattaacaacaaatgcAACAAAATATAGTCATACTTTGCAACACAGTATGCAAAACAAAGACAATCTTTATAAACAGGGTATACACAtttaaagctacaatatgtaacttttcTGGCAACCCAactaaattcacatagaaatgtgagttataggtctgaagaagcggtagatctgttctatgtgctctatttttatgcttcccgttcttaagtttcatttttgcgtcttttccataaccaaaaatattgtagtttcagctgtttgaagctggtgtacaaagctaaaaataaaatatgttttgcagcggtttagatggtacaatgatacTCTACACTATGACTGCtcgttttgtcacataaactgaaattaagcGATTTCTGCGTAGTGCATCTTTAAACAAAAATCCGTAAGGCTTCACAGGCATTTAGGTTTCGCTTTGCTTTaccattttttacatttattcatGCAGCATTTTAAAGTAATTTTCTTGGCTTTTCTTTAGCACTTGCATTTATGTATACAATATTTACCATACATAAAAGAGATTCATTATGTATACTTTGTTCTGATCCAAATCCTGATGATGAAATCAAAGTAATGCATCCTTACCGTCAAGCTGATCCCCAGCACCAGTTGATCTAATAAAGAAAGGCTCAAGGTTTGTCCCAAAAAAACCTTAGTACAAATACAATCATAGAGAATGAAGAGATGATCATACAGGACACTGAGGAGGAAGATTATATCTGTTTAGCAAATATAGTTACCAGATTGTATAAATGATTCAATGTTATTCCTTTCTTATAGTCTCTGATGTTACCTGTTGAAATGGACACCTGCACACCCAGGAGGGAAGATTGCCTCCCTTTTTCAAATATTCCTAAACTATTGAATGTTGTACCTGAATTGATAGAGGAGCGAACCTCTTGCCTGGATATGCTCACTAAAGGTGGGGGGGTAACTATATCTAGGAACAGCATTTACCGTGTAGAATGACTGTGATTGAGGCTAATCACAAAGTCCTGTGTCAtctgtttatttaacctttagccAGTTAAGTCATTGAGAATAAATATTCCTTACCAATAACAACCTGTTTTATCTTCTTTCTTTCAGCAACTCCCCCAGATGCACTGGAGTCAGTAGACATATCCCAGTTTGAAGTGCCAAGGCTGCCAGTCAATGACTCTCACTGTGAGATTAATGAAATGCTGCTGGATCTCAAGTCATCAGGTACAAAACTATCGCTTTACTGTAGATCTTACTTTACTGTAGATCTCACTTTACTGTAGATCTCCCTTTACTGTAGATCTCCCTTTACTGTAGATCTCCCTTTACTGTAGATCTTACTTTACTGTAGATCTTACTTTACTGTAGATCTCACTTTACTGTAGATCTCCCTTTACTGTAGATCTCACTTTACTGTAGATCTTACTTTACTGTAGATCTCACTTTACTGTAGATCTTACTTTACTGTATATTCTCATTATGTGTCAAGAGTCAATAAATCAACAGAATGGCTACATACACTGTACAATGTATTATTGACATATGGTATAACCAAATCAATGTGTGAATTATTAGAATTTCCACCCCCCCCTCCTATCAGATCACTTGGTGTTGCCTACTCAGATGGAGATGGACCTACCCCTCACCCCCTCTACCAAGCCCAACCTGACCCAGCTCTGTCTGGCCTCCTCCCAACTCCCAGCTGAGCAGATCTCTCCACTCTATAGATAGTAAGTCACCTCTTGACCTTTCACCAGTGTGAGAGTAAGACTAGAGAGATAATACCATGTATTTTTCATATCTGGGGTACATTCCTTGGCGTGTTCTACCACTGAAGATGTGGCTGCTTATATCAGGATACAGGATCTAGCAACCTGCAATGTTGTTTGTTCTGAGATTCCATCACTAAGTGTGCTGCACCATTTACACAGTACATTATATCTCTATATATGGCTCTGTAAGCATGCCACGAAGTGATGCAGTGTGCCACTAAGTGATGCAGCGTGCCACTAAGTGATGCAGCGAGCCACTAAGTGATGCAGCGAGCCACTAAGTGATGCAGCGAGCCACTAAGTGATGCAGCGAGCCACTAAGTGATGCAGCGTGCCACTAAGTGATGCAGCGTGCCACTAAGTGATGCAGCGAGCCACTAAGTGATGCAGCGAGCCACTAAGTGATGCAGCGAGCCACTAAGTGATGCAGCGAGCCACTAAGTGATGCAGCGAGCCACTAAGTGATGCTGCGAGCCACTAAGTGATGCAGCGTGCCACTAAGTGATGCAGCGTGCCACTAAGTGATGCAGCGTGCCACTAAGTGATGCAGCGTGCCACTAAGTGATGCAGCGTGCCACTAAGTGATGCAGCGTGCCACTAAGTGATGCAGCGTGCCACTAAGTGATGCAGCGTGCCACTAAGTGATGCAGCGAGCCACTAAGTGATGCAGCGTGCCACTAAGTGATGCAGCGTGCCACTAAGTGATGCAGCGTGCCACTAAGTGATGCAGCGTGCCACTAAGTGATGCAGCGTGCCACTAAGTGATGCAGCGTGCCACTAAGTGATGCAGAGTCTCATGGGGCCGGTGATTGTCTTGTAGTTATTTTGTGTCTGAGAAAGATcaggaggagatggaagaggcACTTTGGAGGGCAGAGAAGCACCTTGACTTGGTAGTGGGCTTTCTTTTGGCAGGTAAGAGCATAGTACTGTAGTTGGATGAGGTGTGTGACATAACAAGACATAACAAGACTTATCACACCTCCTTTGCCTGTATTCATGCTGCATTTTGCACATTGCGTTGTTAGCAACAGTGCATTACTAAGAATACATTTTCTTCTCTTTGCTAAATGCTAACAGAGCCTCAGAAGTCAGAATCCGTTGTGCAGCTCCAGCCTTTGAGCGAAGTCTTATTAGGGATTGGTCGGGACAACTCTGTGAGACTCGATGAAGGAATGGAACTATCACTTCTGGGAACAAACTCACCAGAACTGATAGGGATGTATGGGAATGGTTCCTCTGACTTCACTGAGAGTATGATGATCTCAGACCAACCCCATCTTATGGAGACATTGAGCAGTATGATAGAGGACTTCACACTACTATCACCCTGCCAGATGGACAGTAAGTTTGACTGATCTATAAAACTATTGTCCCACTGCAGTATTGCTAGCTACCTGTCTAGGTAACTTTGTAAATTCTTTCAAAGCGTGAAACTTATTGAGGATGTTGTGTTATCTTGTTTTACAGATATATTGAGGGAATCTGTAGATGACTCTGGTAAGTTTAATATCAGGCCGATATATGAATCAGTTTATTACCATATAATATAATAATCACCTTGCTGCCGCTATCTTCCGCAGTGCTTCAAAATACATTGAAAAGGTGTATAATATGGCTGCAGCAAAGTTCTGGatctcactcctctttctgtcCCTAGAGTTGTCAGGCCCACCAAGTGAGATCAAAGGCAGGTCTATCCTGAAGAATGCAACGCCCATGGTTGTGCCGTATcatcaggagagagagggagctgggaACACAGTCGTTTCAGCACCAGCTTTTGCCACttcccaggagagagagaggaccgggAATGTGGCCCTCACAGCCCAAGCATCTACTTCTtcccaagagaaagagagatctgGGACTGTGGTCTTTTCAACGCAGGCTGTTTCAACTTCtcatgagaaagagagagctgggagTGTGGCCATCTCAGCAGCACAGGCTACCACCACTACTTATCTGGAGAAGTTAAACCATGCCGTTAGACCTCAGAAGAAGGAGGGTTTACCTGACCAGAGAGCTAATGTATCCAAACTCCCAACCCCCAGACCCAGTGTGAGATACCGTCACATGAGTCTCCCAGTGGCTAAACCTCAGAAGGACTTAGACCCTCTGTCCACTTTCATGATGTTAAGGGCCCAACAGAGAACCTACGTCTCGGTGTCGCCTCAAAACCATACAAGCACCCCAGGTAGAGTATTAAATAGATACGATATGATATTTTACTGTCCATGTTCATGGTAATTCACCATGACAAGCAGTATTCACAGCAACATGGGTTTGTGAGATTATTTTAGGCCCTCTAAGCATTTAACTTATAAGTAAGTGAGTGATTTTCAGTGGCACAGGTGGAGCAGCAGACACCACAGCCACCTACGACAGAAATGAGGCCTGGCTTCGATGTAAAGCCTGTTGCCTATGCAGTCACAGGAAATGACATCAGAGACCCTGAGGAAATCATTCAGCCTGTCCCTGAGGACAGACATAACAGCAAAGTCATACACGTCCAAGCCACAGGTACAGTGCAGTACTGTGGTTCACATTGAACTAAATAATCCTACTAAATATGTTCACCTATATTAATAGCTAAATACTGTTACTAAACATTTacatagctacagtatattgATAACCAAATGCAGACGATGCTGTGAAAACTGATTCCATCGTCCCCTAACCATGAGCAGGTTGGCAATTATTGTGATGACTCATGTACtgaaggcagctctgcagagtggtcactagctggcacagccacaatgtcctaaaatattttttaaaacctaaccttaaccacactgcttaccttatccctaaccctaaccttaaattaagaccattTCATGAATTATTACGATATATAGTCAATTTGGACTTTGTAGCTGGCCAATCTAGAGGATATCACTCagctctgcctccaggacaagattcaTCCCAATAAACATCAAGCTGCTAACCATGACACACGTCCAATTCTGAGCACAGTTACAGctgcctcccctccctctgtgctGCAGAGAGTCAGTTCTGGGCGTACAGAGAGCTGCAGGCGTTTGCTCTGCCCTGCCTGTCCAGAGCTAGGGAGTTGGGACTGACCAACACAGCCTGTGGAGACTACAGCAACCTGTACCCAGACCACACACGTTTCCTACTGAAACAGCAGGAGAAGGAGCTCAGTATTCGACAGGGCcagggtgagacacacacacatttaccaaACACAACCAGTCAGGCATCCATCATGCTTGGACACTGGTGTATATATGTGTTGGCTTATTCTGGCGTGTTCTTCCTTGACTTTCCATTTGTTTAGTAGATTTCTGATAAACCGTGTTTAAGCCACGATTGAAAGGATTAAAGTAATACAAATTAAGGTAATAATATACTGCAGCCTGGTATTTGAATCTGAACGTCTCATTTTATGGCCTGACATATAGAAGAAGTTGTTTGATGTTGTGTTGCAGACCCAGAGGCTTTGTTTAACTATGTGGCACTGATACATGTCCTTGTGACAGTGAAGGACCTGCTCTTCAAGTGTGACCTCAGCACTGCAGTGGGTCAGTATACAGGAGTTGAAAATGTCACCTCTAGCACACTACTATTCAACAATGCTTTTAATTGATCGCAAATACGATTTTGTCCGCTATACATCTGGAATTCCCCTCTTTTTGGTCCTGTAACAGAGTAC is a window of Oncorhynchus mykiss isolate Arlee chromosome 11, USDA_OmykA_1.1, whole genome shotgun sequence DNA encoding:
- the shoc1 gene encoding protein shortage in chiasmata 1 ortholog isoform X3; translated protein: MSEDGCSFSSHIFSAVKYRALDYSSEASTSLKLTMNWLALPMPYHLGSSDLYPHTGNPPEVTYRKPWSRDLVMPEEVLFSDHLPQFRKHLPSMKAKLSRLRNLPVSDPLLSSTGGTLSEEAIFRHCVAYEVPLDGETESSETCSNTDEDFSKESLLNEESLMLPVEMDTCTPRREDCLPFSNIPKLLNVVPELIEERTSCLDMLTKATPPDALESVDISQFEVPRLPVNDSHCEINEMLLDLKSSDHLVLPTQMEMDLPLTPSTKPNLTQLCLASSQLPAEQISPLYRYYFVSEKDQEEMEEALWRAEKHLDLVVGFLLAEPQKSESVVQLQPLSEVLLGIGRDNSVRLDEGMELSLLGTNSPELIGMYGNGSSDFTESMMISDQPHLMETLSSMIEDFTLLSPCQMDNILRESVDDSELSGPPSEIKGRSILKNATPMVVPYHQEREGAGNTVVSAPAFATSQERERTGNVALTAQASTSSQEKERSGTVVFSTQAVSTSHEKERAGSVAISAAQATTTTYLEKLNHAVRPQKKEGLPDQRANVSKLPTPRPSVRYRHMSLPVAKPQKDLDPLSTFMMLRAQQRTYVSVSPQNHTSTPVAQVEQQTPQPPTTEMRPGFDVKPVAYAVTGNDIRDPEEIIQPVPEDRHNSKVIHVQATESQFWAYRELQAFALPCLSRARELGLTNTACGDYSNLYPDHTRFLLKQQEKELSIRQGQDPEALFNYVALIHVLVTVKDLLFKCDLSTAVEYLSKATEACVGQSLDKLVRKLEIVLYLSQKKQEPNPKILELQEQLTTWVQSKSKGVQNSNVLVIITMDLDCARAMLIKALSQVTGETVAAVYPEESRSKLEGSKVLDSLQRSCCVVVCSQHMGADFPWDCFSLVVEYSNTEHSPWATICTERNITHITFQTRIPNASVSDPESWSLEQSVPFVLFVTEGLLSCPLLLQILESTCNMTVLERSHSQSLQMLGGTHHYAVITVDESTAVIIQEQEELCQERACESLVIRLTALSLQYSCCWLILHCQQDSGLTSEGFNNLVLVYSSLVLFGLKTEDLDVKVLIVSEVVDIAKWICQIAFHTLLSSDRDPLSYLDREWLSVISSKEERCLLGFPCVNPLVAQLMLSRGPSLHWLLGASLSQLQELLPEVPYKVVKLFSDTTSLYKLTAAASSTESHTDFTHQKDHNSPTEPWATSRDNQYTHTDTHTSRDQHADCNRHTHCDPEPFNSICFLAGSPSVESVAGSFYEESSVMTKEDGADFQVDLSPSFGSQQAPFQHTWSHNPWEVEKSNELKFVGWNRGGEEWTGSAPLHQESCGSPRNYAPENKFQTGLSSSFSYSTNTQRPAYSDNQMYSFSTVGYSDRLHYPDVSHYPSLASPRGALAWGGSSSGSPYSTALGRGDMSVSPDYGTSYRTGMERKRRAEGPEMAGTVLTPLKRGKLSYEKVPGRSDGQTRLRQNGTPNGKHSGLRLETSLLS
- the shoc1 gene encoding protein shortage in chiasmata 1 ortholog isoform X1 — translated: MSEDGCSFSSHIFSAVKYRALDYSSEASTSLKLTMNWLALPMPYHLGSSDLYPHTGNPPEVTYRKPWSRGNVISNCKLFVSGSLLDDLGIKGQPTYSLEKLSVSLTQMRVDLLEVIPSSNPNSQLDLDRDEAAWVLREARKDKGHFVCNESFSKSTGEKMSPRHQRDDLVMPEEVLFSDHLPQFRKHLPSMKAKLSRLRNLPVSDPLLSSTGGTLSEEAIFRHCVAYEVPLDGETESSETCSNTDEDFSKESLLNEESLMLPVEMDTCTPRREDCLPFSNIPKLLNVVPELIEERTSCLDMLTKATPPDALESVDISQFEVPRLPVNDSHCEINEMLLDLKSSDHLVLPTQMEMDLPLTPSTKPNLTQLCLASSQLPAEQISPLYRYYFVSEKDQEEMEEALWRAEKHLDLVVGFLLAEPQKSESVVQLQPLSEVLLGIGRDNSVRLDEGMELSLLGTNSPELIGMYGNGSSDFTESMMISDQPHLMETLSSMIEDFTLLSPCQMDNILRESVDDSELSGPPSEIKGRSILKNATPMVVPYHQEREGAGNTVVSAPAFATSQERERTGNVALTAQASTSSQEKERSGTVVFSTQAVSTSHEKERAGSVAISAAQATTTTYLEKLNHAVRPQKKEGLPDQRANVSKLPTPRPSVRYRHMSLPVAKPQKDLDPLSTFMMLRAQQRTYVSVSPQNHTSTPVAQVEQQTPQPPTTEMRPGFDVKPVAYAVTGNDIRDPEEIIQPVPEDRHNSKVIHVQATESQFWAYRELQAFALPCLSRARELGLTNTACGDYSNLYPDHTRFLLKQQEKELSIRQGQDPEALFNYVALIHVLVTVKDLLFKCDLSTAVEYLSKATEACVGQSLDKLVRKLEIVLYLSQKKQEPNPKILELQEQLTTWVQSKSKGVQNSNVLVIITMDLDCARAMLIKALSQVTGETVAAVYPEESRSKLEGSKVLDSLQRSCCVVVCSQHMGADFPWDCFSLVVEYSNTEHSPWATICTERNITHITFQTRIPNASVSDPESWSLEQSVPFVLFVTEGLLSCPLLLQILESTCNMTVLERSHSQSLQMLGGTHHYAVITVDESTAVIIQEQEELCQERACESLVIRLTALSLQYSCCWLILHCQQDSGLTSEGFNNLVLVYSSLVLFGLKTEDLDVKVLIVSEVVDIAKWICQIAFHTLLSSDRDPLSYLDREWLSVISSKEERCLLGFPCVNPLVAQLMLSRGPSLHWLLGASLSQLQELLPEVPYKVVKLFSDTTSLYKLTAAASSTESHTDFTHQKDHNSPTEPWATSRDNQYTHTDTHTSRDQHADCNRHTHCDPEPFNSICFLAGSPSVESVAGSFYEESSVMTKEDGADFQVDLSPSFGSQQAPFQHTWSHNPWEVEKSNELKFVGWNRGGEEWTGSAPLHQESCGSPRNYAPENKFQTGLSSSFSYSTNTQRPAYSDNQMYSFSTVGYSDRLHYPDVSHYPSLASPRGALAWGGSSSGSPYSTALGRGDMSVSPDYGTSYRTGMERKRRAEGPEMAGTVLTPLKRGKLSYEKVPGRSDGQTRLRQNGTPNGKHSGLRLETSLLS